The sequence GATCCGGACGCGGTCGAGGCCGGCCGGCTGGCGGCGCTGCGCACGACCTGGAACCTCTCCCCGACCGCCCGCGTCGTGCTGATGCCGGCACGGCTGACGCGGCTGAAAGGCCATGCGGTGCTGATCTCCGCCATCGCCGAACTGCTGCGCCAGACGCCGCTGCCCGAGTTGGTGTGCGTGCTGGTCGGGGCCGATGAGGGGCGGGACGCCTATCGCGACGAGTTGCAGCGCCACGTCCGCGCCGTCGGGCTGGAGCCGCAGCGGGTGGTGTTCGCGTCCCATTGCGACGACATCGCCGCCGCCATGGCGCTCGCCGCGGTGGTGGTCTCCGCCTCGACCGAGCCGGAAGGCTTCGGCCGCACGCTGGCGGAGGCCGCGGCCATGGGCAGGCCGGTGATCGCCACGGCGCACGGCGCCGCGCCGGAGGTTCTGGTCGAGGGCGAGACCGGCTGGTTGGTGCCGCCGGGCCAATCCGGCCCGATGGCCACCGCCCTGGCCGCCGCGTTCGGCCTGTCGGCGCACGAACGCGAGCGTCTCGCCGCCGCCGCCAGGCAGCGCACCCGCGCCCTGTTCTCGAAACAGGTCATGTGCGAGCGCACGCTTGAGGTTTACCGCGAATTGCTGTCCAAGACGGGCAGTTAGTGCGGTTTCGTTCGGACGGGTGCGGCAGGTGCAGCGGGTATTGATCATCAAGCTTTCGGCGCTGGGCGACTTCGTGCTCAGCATCGGGCCGATGCAGGCGATCCGCGCCGCCCATCCCGAGGCCGCCCTGACCCTGCTCACCACCAAGGGACTGGCGGGCCTGGCCGAGGCGACGGGCCTGTTCGAGGCGATCTGGCTCGACGAGCGGCCGAAGCTGTGGCGGCCGGACCGGGTGCTGGCGCTGCGCCACCGTCTGCGCGCGGGCCGCTTCGACCGGGTCTACGACCTGCAAACCTCCCGCCGCACCGATTCCTATTACCGGCTGTTCTGGCCGGGGCCGTGGCCGGAATGGTCCGGCACCGCGCCCGGCTGCTCGCACCCGGACACCAACCCCGAGCGCGGCCGGCAACATCCGGTGGAAACCCAGCGCGGGCAACTGGCCGCCGCCGGCATTGCCGATGTGCCGCTTTCCGATCTCTCCTGCTGGCAGAGCGATATCTCCGGCCTGAACCTGCCGGCGGACTATGCCGTGTTGCTGCCCGGCGGCGCGCCGCACCGGCCGGAAAAGCGCTGGCCCGCCGGGCGATTCGCGGAACTCGCGGTGCGATTGGCTGAAACGGGCCTCACCCCCGCCGTCGTCGGCGGCCCGCCGGAAACCGAGGCCGCCCGCGCGATCAGCGCGGTTTGCCCGCAGGCGCTGGATATTGTCGGCCGGACCAGCCTGCTCGACCTTGCGACGGTGATGCGCGGCGCCCGGCTGGTGGTCGGTAACGACACCGGCCCGATGCACATTGCGAGCCTCTGCGGCTCGCCCTGCGTCGTGCTGTTCGGCCCGGATTCCCGCCCTGTCCTCTCGCGCCCGCGCGCCCATCCGGGCGGCCCGGAACCGGTCATCCTGGACGCGGCCAACCTCGCCGACCTGCCGGTGGACACCGTTTGGCGGGCGGTGCCAGCGTCTGCCATCCCTCGCCCAGGTGATGAGCAGCCGAATCCCGAAGCCGGCCAGGCCGATTGAGCCCGGACACAGTACCCTCCGTCCGGCGAGGTTCTGCCATCCTTTCGGTTGCCGTCAGGCGGCGTATTTCCGCCTGCGCTGACCTATCAGAAGAACCGCAACTCCGCCCGCCATGCCATAAAGACTGCCGGCAACCGGAACGGCGTGCTTGCCCTGAAAGCCAATTTTTAGGGATTGGAAGCGGTAAACCGGCAGCGCACCGCCCAGGTCCGGGTAGGCCTTGGCGGTATATCGGGTCAGGAATAGGTCGCTGTGCGGCCCCACCCGGTGCGGGACGACCTGACGTTGAAAGTTCGACTGGGTCCTTCCGGATAACGCAGCGACATCGGCCGCGTTCCACACATTGCCGAAGCTGACCGAGTTTCCGGGGATTTCGACACCGTGCGGTGCGGTCTGGTGAACGAAGGTTCCGTTCAGCGTCATGGTCTCGCCCAGGGCGCCATTGAGGACGACCTCGCAATTCTCGATCCGCCAATGGGTTCCCGCGTAGTCGCAGCTCGTCTCGTACCGATACGATCCTGCCGCACCGGTCACCGGCCGTGCGGTGGTGAGGGCTAACTCGTATGTCGCGAGGAACAGAGTGTCCTGGTCCGTTGTCGGGGGGATATAGACTCCCGTCCCGACGGTGGCCGGCATCGGAACCGCCCCGGCGGCCAGTGGCAGGGCCAGAATCGAAGCCAGTACCAATCCGCGGCTGATCTTGGGCAATCGGGAAGTCATATCGCTTTCCTTTTCGTCTCTGAACTCCAATTT comes from Alphaproteobacteria bacterium and encodes:
- a CDS encoding glycosyltransferase family 4 protein — encoded protein: MADSIAPATATAQALPPGTTILQVLPALGHGGVERGTLEVAAAIVAAGGRALVASDTGANVERLQRLGGEHIALNLASKNPLVMRANAGRLAELIRRERVSLVHARSRAPAWSAKWATARTGTPFVTTVHAAYTEKGRLKRRYNRVMASGDRVIAISHFIADLVRRRYATPDERLRVIHRGVDLAVFDPDAVEAGRLAALRTTWNLSPTARVVLMPARLTRLKGHAVLISAIAELLRQTPLPELVCVLVGADEGRDAYRDELQRHVRAVGLEPQRVVFASHCDDIAAAMALAAVVVSASTEPEGFGRTLAEAAAMGRPVIATAHGAAPEVLVEGETGWLVPPGQSGPMATALAAAFGLSAHERERLAAAARQRTRALFSKQVMCERTLEVYRELLSKTGS
- a CDS encoding glycosyltransferase family 9 protein; this encodes MQRVLIIKLSALGDFVLSIGPMQAIRAAHPEAALTLLTTKGLAGLAEATGLFEAIWLDERPKLWRPDRVLALRHRLRAGRFDRVYDLQTSRRTDSYYRLFWPGPWPEWSGTAPGCSHPDTNPERGRQHPVETQRGQLAAAGIADVPLSDLSCWQSDISGLNLPADYAVLLPGGAPHRPEKRWPAGRFAELAVRLAETGLTPAVVGGPPETEAARAISAVCPQALDIVGRTSLLDLATVMRGARLVVGNDTGPMHIASLCGSPCVVLFGPDSRPVLSRPRAHPGGPEPVILDAANLADLPVDTVWRAVPASAIPRPGDEQPNPEAGQAD